The following proteins come from a genomic window of Lineus longissimus chromosome 18, tnLinLong1.2, whole genome shotgun sequence:
- the LOC135502322 gene encoding zinc finger protein ZFP2-like isoform X5, giving the protein MSEWNNTNSDMSVKLESLSPGLHESSDEFEFSVNAIKADQDGITPDWNDSSEPHPSDVDYGDQFSSNIKTEVDSSDQFSSNIKTELDSGDQFSSNIKTELYDPVGSDSETKVNESEYDLPVPGSNKVKIKFEPTDDFGLEPGYALAGSGSEQWDGAENELGPVPLNLIPAAGNQGLLRIDVEDPLHPVPSGVVKEEPLEEDMEESSYGFGEGADADDNMEDEDDTVLSLGCSGEINTLQPAKEFQQSSLNPSTTTQKGFATKKTYRCYQCNKSCTTFCISLGLQNPVQSEGGPPACDQCSKTLTLIRSTIYQHQPGLPTEERSFQCDQCDEKFPKRSDLHQHVLIHTGEKALACDQCDKTFISSRLKKQKQTHLGPRPFACDQCEYTFKQSGSLSRHKLMVHLREKTLKDDQCNKAFVQSYALSEHKHTRTGKLPFACDQCEKTFTLRRSLHNHRLTHTGERPFACDQCDKNFTQISHLKQHKQTHTGERPFACDQCDKRFHLRGNLNQHKRIHTGERPFICDQCGETFQQSSTLNLHHRLHSGERLHACDECDKAFAQISHLKQHKLIHSGERQFVCDQCDKTFNQSSGLTQHKRIHSGEKPFPCDQCEKAFAYSGNLRQHKRIHTGERPFACDQCDKTFAQRSNLNTHKLKFH; this is encoded by the exons ATGTCCGAATGGAACAACACTAACAGTGATATGTCTGTGAAGTTGGAAAGTTTGAGTCCTGGCCTGCATGAAAGCAGTGATGAGTTTGAATTCTCGGTTAATGCTATTAAGGCCGACCAGGATGGAATAACTCCTGATTGGAATGATTCTTCAGAGCCACACCCTTCTGATGTTGACTATGGTGATCAATTCAGTTCAAACATTAAAACTGAGGTTGACTCCAGTGATCAGTTCAGTTCAAACATTAAAACTGAGCTGGACTCCGGTGATCAGTTCAGTTCAAATATAAAAACGGAGCTCTATGATCCTGTGGGGAGTGACAGTGAGACCAAGGTCAATGAGTCGGAATATGATCTTCCAGTTCCCGGATCGAATAAAGTAAAGATCAAATTTGAACCAACCGATGACTTTGGACTTGAGCCTGGTTATGCACTGGCGGGTTCAGGATCCGAGCAGTGGGATGGAGCTGAAAATGAGCTGGGCCCGGTTCCACTTAACCTTATACCAGCAGCTGGGAACCAGGGTCTGTTGAGAATTGACGTTGAAGACCCGCTCCATCCTGTACCAAGCGGAGTCGTAAAAGAGGAGCCTCTTGAAGAAGACATGGAGGAGAGCTCATATGGTTTTGGTGAAGGCGCAGATGCAGATGAT AATatggaagatgaagatgatacTG TATTATCCCTTGGCTGCAGTGGTGAAATCAACACTTTACAACCCGCAAAAGAATTCCAGCAGTCTTCACTTAATCCTTCGACCACAACCCAGAAAGGCTTTGCTACGAAAAAGACCTACAGATGTTACCAGTGTAATAAGTCCTGCACTACTTTTTGCATTTCGCTAGGGCTGCAAAATCCTGTTCAGTCGGAAGGTGGGCCTCCTGCCTGTGACCAGTGCAGTAAAACACTTACACTTATCCGGTCGACCATCTATCAGCATCAGCCTGGTCTTCCTACAGAAGAACGATCATTTcaatgtgaccagtgtgatgaGAAATTCCCAAAACGTAGTGATCTACATCAGCATGTActtattcatactggagaaaaagCGCTTGCTTGcgaccagtgtgataaaacatTCATATCGAGTAGACTTAAAAAACAAAAGCAGACTCATTTAGGACCGCGACCATTCGCTTGCGACCAGTGCGAGTATACGTTCAAGCAGAGTGGATCTCTCTCTCGGCATAAACTGATGGTTCATTTACGAGAAAAAACATTGAAAGATGATCAGTGTAACAAAGCTTTTGTGCAAAGTTATGCTCTCTCTGAGCATAAACATACTCGTACAGGAAAACTACCATTTGCATGTGATCAGTGTGAAAAGACTTTCACACTTAGACGAAGTCTTCATAACCACCGCCTTactcatacaggagaaagaccatttgcctgtgaccagtgtgataaaaaTTTTACCCAGATTTCTCATCTTAAGCAACATAAACAGactcatacaggagaaagaccgtTTGCCTGCGACCAGTGTGATAAAAGATTTCATTTAAGGGGTAACCTGAACCAACATaagcgtattcatacaggagagcgGCCTTTCATCTGTGACCAGTGTGGTGAAACATTTCAGCAAAGTTCTACCCTTAATTTGCATCATCGTCTTCACTCCGGAGAAAGACTTCATGCCTGTGATGAGTGTGATAAAGCATTCGCTCAGATCAGTCATCTGAAACAGCATAAACTTATCCATTCAGGAGAAAGACAATTTGTCTGTGACCAGTGCGATAAAACTTTCAATCAGAGTAGTGGCCTCACTCAGCATAAACGTATTCATagtggagaaaaaccatttcctTGTGACCAGTGTGAGAAAGCATTTGCATATTCTGGTAATCTTAGACAGCATAagcgtattcatactggagaaagaccatttgcaTGTGACCAGTGTGACAAAACATTCGCTCAGAGAAGTAATCTCAATACGCATAAACTGAAGTTTCATTGA
- the LOC135502322 gene encoding zinc finger protein ZFP2-like isoform X7, translating into MSEWNNTNSDMSVKLESLSPGLHESSDEFEFSVNAIKADQDGITPDWNDSSEPHPSDVDYGDQFSSNIKTEVDSSDQFSSNIKTELDSGDQFSSNIKTELYDPVGSDSETKVNESEYDLPVPGSNKVKIKFEPTDDFGLEPGYALAGSGSEQWDGAENELGPVPLNLIPAAGNQGLLRIDVEDPLHPVPSGVVKEEPLEEDMEESSYGFGEGADADDNMEDEDDTVSSVDSRCVIEARRPAKRSMKEVHQPLNKSTSALQNKRGAVAMLERMERSFPCDLCDEIFKNSGQLRDHMRKHSMKKPFICDQCGKSFKQSSHLSNHKLIHTGESLFACDQCNKTFKQSSGLHSHRQTHSIVKPFACEQCEKSFKQQSGLTQHRRIHSGERPYKCDECDKAFTCNADLIRHKRIHTGERPFHCDWCHKSFTCHTDLARHKLIHTGEKPYKCDRCEESFTRGSALNQHKLTHSVERPFACDLCDQTFKWKEYLSVHKRTVHSDARPFACDQCDKTFKRSCALHDHKRTHSVERPVFSCDKCSSSFTSGSNLNKHRKIHTRENMHVLACDQCGKTFSESTGLARHRRIHTGERPFACDQCDKTFTQNIHLNQHKRIHTGERPFSCDQCDKTFTQKSNLYTHRRNIHH; encoded by the exons ATGTCCGAATGGAACAACACTAACAGTGATATGTCTGTGAAGTTGGAAAGTTTGAGTCCTGGCCTGCATGAAAGCAGTGATGAGTTTGAATTCTCGGTTAATGCTATTAAGGCCGACCAGGATGGAATAACTCCTGATTGGAATGATTCTTCAGAGCCACACCCTTCTGATGTTGACTATGGTGATCAATTCAGTTCAAACATTAAAACTGAGGTTGACTCCAGTGATCAGTTCAGTTCAAACATTAAAACTGAGCTGGACTCCGGTGATCAGTTCAGTTCAAATATAAAAACGGAGCTCTATGATCCTGTGGGGAGTGACAGTGAGACCAAGGTCAATGAGTCGGAATATGATCTTCCAGTTCCCGGATCGAATAAAGTAAAGATCAAATTTGAACCAACCGATGACTTTGGACTTGAGCCTGGTTATGCACTGGCGGGTTCAGGATCCGAGCAGTGGGATGGAGCTGAAAATGAGCTGGGCCCGGTTCCACTTAACCTTATACCAGCAGCTGGGAACCAGGGTCTGTTGAGAATTGACGTTGAAGACCCGCTCCATCCTGTACCAAGCGGAGTCGTAAAAGAGGAGCCTCTTGAAGAAGACATGGAGGAGAGCTCATATGGTTTTGGTGAAGGCGCAGATGCAGATGAT AATatggaagatgaagatgatacTG TTTCATCTGTTGACAGTCGTTGTGTAATCGAGGCTCGAAGACCTGCGAAAAGATCCATGAAAGAAGTCCATCAGCCGTTGAACAAATCTACATCAGCCCTCCAGAATAAGCGTGGTGCAGTTGCAATGCTTGAAAGAATGGAAAGGTCATTCCCATGTGACCTgtgtgatgaaatattcaagaatAGTGGCCAACTGAGGGACCACATGCGAAAGCATTCAATGAAAAAGCCATTTATTTGTGATCAGTGTGGTAAATCCTTCAAACAGAGCAGTCATCTGTCCAATCATAAGcttattcatacaggagaaagctTGTTCGCCTGTGACCAGTGCAATAAAACTTTTAAGCAGAGCTCTGGCCTTCATTCGCACAGGCAAACTCATTCAATTGTAAAACCATTTGCCTGTGAGCAGTGTGAGAAATCATTCAAACAGCAATCTGGTCTCACTCAACATAGACGTATTCATTCAGGTGAAAGGCCCTATAAATGTGACGAATGTGACAAAGCGTTTACATGCAATGCTGATCTTATCAGGCACaaacgtattcatacaggagaaagaccatttcaTTGTGACTGGTGTCATAAGTCTTTCACATGCCATACTGACCTTGCCCGGCATAAACttattcatactggagagaaaccatataaGTGTGATCGATGTGAGGAGTCGTTCACTAGGGGAAGTGCCCTTAATCAACACAAGCTAACTCATTCAGTGGAGAGACCATTTGCCTGCGATCTGTGTGATCAGACATTCAAGTGGAAAGAGTACCTCTCTGTACATAAACGCACTGTTCATTCCGATGCAAGGCCATTTGCGTGCGACCAATGTGATAAAACTTTTAAGCGAAGCTGTGCACTCCATGATCATAAAAGAACACATTCTGTAGAAAGACCTGTATTTAGTTGTGACAAGTGTAGTAGTTCATTCACCTCTGGTAGTAACCTTAATAAACATCGCAAAATCCATACTAGGGAAAATATGCATGTGCttgcctgtgaccagtgtgGTAAAACGTTTTCTGAGAGTACTGGTCTCGCTCGTCATAggcgtattcatacaggagaaagaccatttgcctgtgaccagtgtgataaaacatTCACGCAGAATATTCATTTGAATCAGCATaaacgtattcatacaggagaaagaccattttcctgtgaccagtgtgacaAAACATTCACACAGAAGAGTAACCTTTACACTCACAGACGTAACATTCATCATTAG
- the LOC135502322 gene encoding zinc finger protein ZFP2-like isoform X6 → MSEWNNTNSDMSVKLESLSPGLHESSDEFEFSVNAIKADQDGITPDWNDSSEPHPSDVDYGDQFSSNIKTEVDSSDQFSSNIKTELDSGDQFSSNIKTELYDPVGSDSETKVNESEYDLPVPGSNKVKIKFEPTDDFGLEPGYALAGSGSEQWDGAENELGPVPLNLIPAAGNQGLLRIDVEDPLHPVPSGVVKEEPLEEDMEESSYGFGEGADADDQNMEDEDDTVSSVDSRCVIEARRPAKRSMKEVHQPLNKSTSALQNKRGAVAMLERMERSFPCDLCDEIFKNSGQLRDHMRKHSMKKPFICDQCGKSFKQSSHLSNHKLIHTGESLFACDQCNKTFKQSSGLHSHRQTHSIVKPFACEQCEKSFKQQSGLTQHRRIHSGERPYKCDECDKAFTCNADLIRHKRIHTGERPFHCDWCHKSFTCHTDLARHKLIHTGEKPYKCDRCEESFTRGSALNQHKLTHSVERPFACDLCDQTFKWKEYLSVHKRTVHSDARPFACDQCDKTFKRSCALHDHKRTHSVERPVFSCDKCSSSFTSGSNLNKHRKIHTRENMHVLACDQCGKTFSESTGLARHRRIHTGERPFACDQCDKTFTQNIHLNQHKRIHTGERPFSCDQCDKTFTQKSNLYTHRRNIHH, encoded by the exons ATGTCCGAATGGAACAACACTAACAGTGATATGTCTGTGAAGTTGGAAAGTTTGAGTCCTGGCCTGCATGAAAGCAGTGATGAGTTTGAATTCTCGGTTAATGCTATTAAGGCCGACCAGGATGGAATAACTCCTGATTGGAATGATTCTTCAGAGCCACACCCTTCTGATGTTGACTATGGTGATCAATTCAGTTCAAACATTAAAACTGAGGTTGACTCCAGTGATCAGTTCAGTTCAAACATTAAAACTGAGCTGGACTCCGGTGATCAGTTCAGTTCAAATATAAAAACGGAGCTCTATGATCCTGTGGGGAGTGACAGTGAGACCAAGGTCAATGAGTCGGAATATGATCTTCCAGTTCCCGGATCGAATAAAGTAAAGATCAAATTTGAACCAACCGATGACTTTGGACTTGAGCCTGGTTATGCACTGGCGGGTTCAGGATCCGAGCAGTGGGATGGAGCTGAAAATGAGCTGGGCCCGGTTCCACTTAACCTTATACCAGCAGCTGGGAACCAGGGTCTGTTGAGAATTGACGTTGAAGACCCGCTCCATCCTGTACCAAGCGGAGTCGTAAAAGAGGAGCCTCTTGAAGAAGACATGGAGGAGAGCTCATATGGTTTTGGTGAAGGCGCAGATGCAGATGAT CAGAATatggaagatgaagatgatacTG TTTCATCTGTTGACAGTCGTTGTGTAATCGAGGCTCGAAGACCTGCGAAAAGATCCATGAAAGAAGTCCATCAGCCGTTGAACAAATCTACATCAGCCCTCCAGAATAAGCGTGGTGCAGTTGCAATGCTTGAAAGAATGGAAAGGTCATTCCCATGTGACCTgtgtgatgaaatattcaagaatAGTGGCCAACTGAGGGACCACATGCGAAAGCATTCAATGAAAAAGCCATTTATTTGTGATCAGTGTGGTAAATCCTTCAAACAGAGCAGTCATCTGTCCAATCATAAGcttattcatacaggagaaagctTGTTCGCCTGTGACCAGTGCAATAAAACTTTTAAGCAGAGCTCTGGCCTTCATTCGCACAGGCAAACTCATTCAATTGTAAAACCATTTGCCTGTGAGCAGTGTGAGAAATCATTCAAACAGCAATCTGGTCTCACTCAACATAGACGTATTCATTCAGGTGAAAGGCCCTATAAATGTGACGAATGTGACAAAGCGTTTACATGCAATGCTGATCTTATCAGGCACaaacgtattcatacaggagaaagaccatttcaTTGTGACTGGTGTCATAAGTCTTTCACATGCCATACTGACCTTGCCCGGCATAAACttattcatactggagagaaaccatataaGTGTGATCGATGTGAGGAGTCGTTCACTAGGGGAAGTGCCCTTAATCAACACAAGCTAACTCATTCAGTGGAGAGACCATTTGCCTGCGATCTGTGTGATCAGACATTCAAGTGGAAAGAGTACCTCTCTGTACATAAACGCACTGTTCATTCCGATGCAAGGCCATTTGCGTGCGACCAATGTGATAAAACTTTTAAGCGAAGCTGTGCACTCCATGATCATAAAAGAACACATTCTGTAGAAAGACCTGTATTTAGTTGTGACAAGTGTAGTAGTTCATTCACCTCTGGTAGTAACCTTAATAAACATCGCAAAATCCATACTAGGGAAAATATGCATGTGCttgcctgtgaccagtgtgGTAAAACGTTTTCTGAGAGTACTGGTCTCGCTCGTCATAggcgtattcatacaggagaaagaccatttgcctgtgaccagtgtgataaaacatTCACGCAGAATATTCATTTGAATCAGCATaaacgtattcatacaggagaaagaccattttcctgtgaccagtgtgacaAAACATTCACACAGAAGAGTAACCTTTACACTCACAGACGTAACATTCATCATTAG
- the LOC135502322 gene encoding zinc finger protein 883-like isoform X10 — protein sequence MSEWNNTNSDMSVKLESLSPGLHESSDEFEFSVNAIKADQDGITPDWNDSSEPHPSDVDYGDQFSSNIKTEVDSSDQFSSNIKTELDSGDQFSSNIKTELYDPVGSDSETKVNESEYDLPVPGSNKVKIKFEPTDDFGLEPGYALAGSGSEQWDGAENELGPVPLNLIPAAGNQGLLRIDVEDPLHPVPSGVVKEEPLEEDMEESSYGFGEGADADDQNMEDEDDTVSPLDQHHKIKPSRPVQGLHQASPTSPTSALPELRIHTKQGPYVCDLCDEVFTWSRDLTTHRRSHLGPRLFACDECDKTFTQRGTLYRHKRMVHLGEKAQKAFKCDWCDKAFAQSCALSEHMRTHTGEKPFACAQCEKTFSHKSSLHNHEAVHAKGNRFECDQCDKTFSQRRCLNQHSKIHIRETLNVSDVTFHPGGNLNQQKQVHTRERPFVCDQCDKSFQHSYTLGAHKRIHSGEGLYSCDQCDKVFPLIGNFLQHKRIHTGERPFACDQCDKTYVLNSDLKRHKHIHTGERPFACNQCDKTFRKKSVLTQHYRIHEGVKPYHCDTCKKAFRQRSHLDRHKNICSFNGYISS from the exons ATGTCCGAATGGAACAACACTAACAGTGATATGTCTGTGAAGTTGGAAAGTTTGAGTCCTGGCCTGCATGAAAGCAGTGATGAGTTTGAATTCTCGGTTAATGCTATTAAGGCCGACCAGGATGGAATAACTCCTGATTGGAATGATTCTTCAGAGCCACACCCTTCTGATGTTGACTATGGTGATCAATTCAGTTCAAACATTAAAACTGAGGTTGACTCCAGTGATCAGTTCAGTTCAAACATTAAAACTGAGCTGGACTCCGGTGATCAGTTCAGTTCAAATATAAAAACGGAGCTCTATGATCCTGTGGGGAGTGACAGTGAGACCAAGGTCAATGAGTCGGAATATGATCTTCCAGTTCCCGGATCGAATAAAGTAAAGATCAAATTTGAACCAACCGATGACTTTGGACTTGAGCCTGGTTATGCACTGGCGGGTTCAGGATCCGAGCAGTGGGATGGAGCTGAAAATGAGCTGGGCCCGGTTCCACTTAACCTTATACCAGCAGCTGGGAACCAGGGTCTGTTGAGAATTGACGTTGAAGACCCGCTCCATCCTGTACCAAGCGGAGTCGTAAAAGAGGAGCCTCTTGAAGAAGACATGGAGGAGAGCTCATATGGTTTTGGTGAAGGCGCAGATGCAGATGAT CAGAATatggaagatgaagatgatacTG TATCACCTCTCGACCAACATCACAAAATCAAGCCTTCAAGACCCGTTCAAGGACTCCACCAGGCTTCACCAACCTCTCCTACTTCTGCACTCCCTGAGTTACGTATTCATACAAAGCAGGGGCCATATGTCTGTGATCTGTGTGACGAAGTATTCACCTGGAGTCGTGATCTTACGACACATAGACGAAGTCATTTAGGACCAAGACTGTTTGCTTGTGACGAGTGCGATAAAACATTCACACAGAGAGGTACTCTCTACAGGCACAAACGTATGGTTCATTTAGGAGAAAAAGcccaaaaagcatttaaatgtGACTGGTGTGATAAAGCATTCGCACAGAGTTGTGCTCTCTCTGAGCATATGCGTACACACacgggagaaaaaccatttgccTGTGCTCAGTGCGAGAAAACTTTCTCACATAAAAGTAGTCTTCACAACCATGAAGCTGTTCATGCTAAGGGAAATCGGTTTGAATGTGATCAGTGTGATAAAACATTCTCACAGAGGCGTTGTCTAAATCAGCATAGCAAAATTcatattcgagaaacactgaatGTGTCTGACGTGACATTTCATCCTGGAGGTAATCTTAACCAACAGAAGCAAGTTCACACAAGAGAAAGACCATTTGtgtgtgaccagtgtgataaatCATTTCAACATAGTTATACCCTTGGTGCACATAAGCGTATTCATTCGGGAGAAGGACTATATTcttgtgaccagtgtgataaagTATTCCCCCTCATTGGCAACTTCCTTCAGCATAAGCGTATCCAtactggagaaagaccatttgcaTGTGATCAGTGCGACAAAACGTACGTGTTGAATAGTGATCTAAAGAGACATAAacatattcacacaggagaaagaccatttgctTGCAACCAGTGTGATAAAACTTTCCGTAAAAAATCGGTTCTTACTCAGCATTACCGAATCCATGAAGGGGTCAAGCCTTACCACTGCGACACTTGTAAGAAAGCTTTCAGACAAAGAAGCCACTTGGATCGACATAAAAATATATGTTCTTTTAACGGGTACATTTCCTCTTAA
- the LOC135502322 gene encoding zinc finger protein ZFP2-like isoform X4 → MSEWNNTNSDMSVKLESLSPGLHESSDEFEFSVNAIKADQDGITPDWNDSSEPHPSDVDYGDQFSSNIKTEVDSSDQFSSNIKTELDSGDQFSSNIKTELYDPVGSDSETKVNESEYDLPVPGSNKVKIKFEPTDDFGLEPGYALAGSGSEQWDGAENELGPVPLNLIPAAGNQGLLRIDVEDPLHPVPSGVVKEEPLEEDMEESSYGFGEGADADDQNMEDEDDTVLSLGCSGEINTLQPAKEFQQSSLNPSTTTQKGFATKKTYRCYQCNKSCTTFCISLGLQNPVQSEGGPPACDQCSKTLTLIRSTIYQHQPGLPTEERSFQCDQCDEKFPKRSDLHQHVLIHTGEKALACDQCDKTFISSRLKKQKQTHLGPRPFACDQCEYTFKQSGSLSRHKLMVHLREKTLKDDQCNKAFVQSYALSEHKHTRTGKLPFACDQCEKTFTLRRSLHNHRLTHTGERPFACDQCDKNFTQISHLKQHKQTHTGERPFACDQCDKRFHLRGNLNQHKRIHTGERPFICDQCGETFQQSSTLNLHHRLHSGERLHACDECDKAFAQISHLKQHKLIHSGERQFVCDQCDKTFNQSSGLTQHKRIHSGEKPFPCDQCEKAFAYSGNLRQHKRIHTGERPFACDQCDKTFAQRSNLNTHKLKFH, encoded by the exons ATGTCCGAATGGAACAACACTAACAGTGATATGTCTGTGAAGTTGGAAAGTTTGAGTCCTGGCCTGCATGAAAGCAGTGATGAGTTTGAATTCTCGGTTAATGCTATTAAGGCCGACCAGGATGGAATAACTCCTGATTGGAATGATTCTTCAGAGCCACACCCTTCTGATGTTGACTATGGTGATCAATTCAGTTCAAACATTAAAACTGAGGTTGACTCCAGTGATCAGTTCAGTTCAAACATTAAAACTGAGCTGGACTCCGGTGATCAGTTCAGTTCAAATATAAAAACGGAGCTCTATGATCCTGTGGGGAGTGACAGTGAGACCAAGGTCAATGAGTCGGAATATGATCTTCCAGTTCCCGGATCGAATAAAGTAAAGATCAAATTTGAACCAACCGATGACTTTGGACTTGAGCCTGGTTATGCACTGGCGGGTTCAGGATCCGAGCAGTGGGATGGAGCTGAAAATGAGCTGGGCCCGGTTCCACTTAACCTTATACCAGCAGCTGGGAACCAGGGTCTGTTGAGAATTGACGTTGAAGACCCGCTCCATCCTGTACCAAGCGGAGTCGTAAAAGAGGAGCCTCTTGAAGAAGACATGGAGGAGAGCTCATATGGTTTTGGTGAAGGCGCAGATGCAGATGAT CAGAATatggaagatgaagatgatacTG TATTATCCCTTGGCTGCAGTGGTGAAATCAACACTTTACAACCCGCAAAAGAATTCCAGCAGTCTTCACTTAATCCTTCGACCACAACCCAGAAAGGCTTTGCTACGAAAAAGACCTACAGATGTTACCAGTGTAATAAGTCCTGCACTACTTTTTGCATTTCGCTAGGGCTGCAAAATCCTGTTCAGTCGGAAGGTGGGCCTCCTGCCTGTGACCAGTGCAGTAAAACACTTACACTTATCCGGTCGACCATCTATCAGCATCAGCCTGGTCTTCCTACAGAAGAACGATCATTTcaatgtgaccagtgtgatgaGAAATTCCCAAAACGTAGTGATCTACATCAGCATGTActtattcatactggagaaaaagCGCTTGCTTGcgaccagtgtgataaaacatTCATATCGAGTAGACTTAAAAAACAAAAGCAGACTCATTTAGGACCGCGACCATTCGCTTGCGACCAGTGCGAGTATACGTTCAAGCAGAGTGGATCTCTCTCTCGGCATAAACTGATGGTTCATTTACGAGAAAAAACATTGAAAGATGATCAGTGTAACAAAGCTTTTGTGCAAAGTTATGCTCTCTCTGAGCATAAACATACTCGTACAGGAAAACTACCATTTGCATGTGATCAGTGTGAAAAGACTTTCACACTTAGACGAAGTCTTCATAACCACCGCCTTactcatacaggagaaagaccatttgcctgtgaccagtgtgataaaaaTTTTACCCAGATTTCTCATCTTAAGCAACATAAACAGactcatacaggagaaagaccgtTTGCCTGCGACCAGTGTGATAAAAGATTTCATTTAAGGGGTAACCTGAACCAACATaagcgtattcatacaggagagcgGCCTTTCATCTGTGACCAGTGTGGTGAAACATTTCAGCAAAGTTCTACCCTTAATTTGCATCATCGTCTTCACTCCGGAGAAAGACTTCATGCCTGTGATGAGTGTGATAAAGCATTCGCTCAGATCAGTCATCTGAAACAGCATAAACTTATCCATTCAGGAGAAAGACAATTTGTCTGTGACCAGTGCGATAAAACTTTCAATCAGAGTAGTGGCCTCACTCAGCATAAACGTATTCATagtggagaaaaaccatttcctTGTGACCAGTGTGAGAAAGCATTTGCATATTCTGGTAATCTTAGACAGCATAagcgtattcatactggagaaagaccatttgcaTGTGACCAGTGTGACAAAACATTCGCTCAGAGAAGTAATCTCAATACGCATAAACTGAAGTTTCATTGA